The Gammaproteobacteria bacterium DNA window ACTTGTCGACATTAGAACTGCATGTAAGAGGATGTGATACATGCGACTTGCATAAAACTCGCAAACAAACAGTTTTCGGTGTTGGGCATCACAAAGCAGATTGGTTGATTATTGGTGAAGCACCAGGTGCGGATGAGGATAAGCAAGGCGAACCATTTGTGGGGAGAGCAGGGCAATTGTTAACGCAAATGTTACGTGCTATAGGTCTGGCTAGGGAGGAAGTGTTTATTGCCAATATTCTAAAATGTCGCCCTCCTAATAACCGTGATCCTAAATCTGAAGAAGTGAACGCATGTAGTGCTTACTTAAATAGACAAATTGAATTACTGGAGCCAAAAATTATATTGGCATTAGGTAGAATTGCGGCGCAATCAATACTGCAAAGTAATGTGCCAATAGGTAAAATGCGCGGTAAGCTATATCACTATGAAAAAAATAATATTCCCACAGTAGTA harbors:
- a CDS encoding uracil-DNA glycosylase, which produces MKDRMSLDESTRKAYLNALGIQQWRTRDSHYDDIEEITQVESASKSVVKIAVEKQAEPGDVIQSAMKVDVEKISKMDLSTLELHVRGCDTCDLHKTRKQTVFGVGHHKADWLIIGEAPGADEDKQGEPFVGRAGQLLTQMLRAIGLAREEVFIANILKCRPPNNRDPKSEEVNACSAYLNRQIELLEPKIILALGRIAAQSILQSNVPIGKMRGKLYHYEKNNIPTVVTYHPAYLLRSPKEKRKVWEDLKFARKQIIT